A genomic region of Nostoc sp. UHCC 0702 contains the following coding sequences:
- a CDS encoding conjugal transfer protein TrbI: MTRIHQWKSTTAALMTMAITTAAITPMIAFAPANAQQYNIGQSRTVTIPSGVSLPVTSDKNKIVIKPGESASLTLRIASDITDNNRNLLIPARSEVVGRLEPVYLDRNSSGNRQGVRFIAQELIFPSGRRQQINASSRTYSRIEKVTQSPSTGQVLTDAGIGAAAGLLGSLVTGDRKVNDVKPIIGAAAGAGASVVLRKKQVDAFVIRPREDLRIILDSNLVLSRY, translated from the coding sequence ATGACTCGCATTCATCAATGGAAATCTACAACCGCTGCACTCATGACAATGGCAATCACTACAGCTGCTATTACCCCCATGATTGCTTTTGCTCCCGCCAATGCACAACAATATAATATAGGACAATCCAGAACAGTTACTATTCCTTCTGGAGTTTCTTTGCCTGTCACCTCTGACAAAAACAAAATTGTGATTAAACCTGGGGAATCTGCATCCCTAACGCTGAGAATTGCCAGCGACATCACCGATAATAATAGAAATCTATTGATTCCCGCTAGAAGCGAAGTTGTTGGACGCTTAGAACCTGTATATTTAGACAGAAATTCTTCAGGAAATAGACAAGGTGTACGGTTTATCGCCCAAGAATTAATCTTTCCCTCTGGTCGTCGTCAGCAGATTAATGCAAGTTCTCGCACATATAGCAGAATAGAAAAAGTTACACAATCACCTAGCACTGGTCAAGTTTTAACTGATGCAGGTATTGGCGCGGCTGCTGGCCTTTTAGGTTCATTGGTGACAGGCGATCGCAAAGTCAATGATGTTAAACCTATTATTGGTGCGGCTGCCGGTGCAGGAGCAAGTGTGGTATTACGGAAAAAACAAGTTGATGCTTTTGTTATCAGACCTAGAGAAGACTTGAGAATCATACTGGACTCAAATTTAGTACTATCCCGCTACTAA
- a CDS encoding NACHT domain-containing NTPase, protein MGRRSLQASPDGIKRVKAALKRKKWSQTYLAGVVDCSRQTIWSLLNAKAVDCDFFMNICSRLDLNWQEIAEPELVEEEKENSVDIDALVQEVREKIKPLIEDRCGTMQVLDMTHPIELNDIYTSVNVLKTITGQRRKNISELVEEYTSEDFEHFKLGNIETRVPGLEAVKKYPRLMILGKPGAGKTTFLKYLAIECIRGKFQTERVPIFVTLKNFAEAANKPSLLEYIVHLLTVRGLTAAQVADLFDYGRALILLDGLDEVKDEDNSRVINSVRNFYENYFLSKQFIKHSQKYSKEIQDSFPEYLNEDKIPTSWTLNWLYNNFPNNFYTNYFTITCRIAASEYKFINFTEVEVADFDEEQILNFVNKWFNRKVVKPEAFLKRLKDNTRIKQLATSPLLLTLLCLVFEGSLDFPANRSELYNDGIDALLKKWDASRGIERDQVYKKLSPNRKQELLGKIALTTFEEGNYFFKRQPAEKYIRDYIRNLPGANTDEEALEVDSEEVLKSIEAQHGLLVERAKGIYSFSHLTFHEYFTAREIVIGKQSSQEALKNLASHTMEKRWREVLLLAIGMSSSADRLLLLMKKQVDKLVADEKLQQFLMWVSQKSLSVKVSFKLVVVRAFYFTLDPAYDNLHNQAQDITCDLDQDISCNQELHLDRYFARALDLAHNLAQTSSDSQGFSLIRNRDLFDHNSVFDLSQYPELKQALQQFPSREDWTKFKQWRKANGQAWIEQLKAAMIKYRNIGHDWQFTNEQEKLLKQYYDANQLLIECLNSDCVASPEVRQQIEETLLLPIAEIEKRQQQS, encoded by the coding sequence ATGGGCAGGCGATCACTCCAAGCATCTCCAGATGGCATTAAAAGAGTAAAGGCGGCTCTCAAGCGCAAAAAATGGTCGCAAACATATCTTGCAGGTGTAGTCGATTGCTCTCGCCAGACAATTTGGAGTTTGTTAAACGCAAAAGCGGTTGACTGTGACTTTTTTATGAATATCTGCTCTCGGTTAGATTTGAATTGGCAAGAGATTGCTGAACCAGAATTAGTTGAGGAAGAAAAAGAGAACAGTGTTGATATAGATGCTCTAGTTCAAGAGGTACGCGAAAAGATAAAACCCCTCATTGAAGACCGCTGCGGCACAATGCAGGTACTAGATATGACTCATCCCATTGAGTTGAATGACATCTACACTAGTGTTAACGTCTTGAAGACAATCACAGGGCAACGCCGCAAAAATATTTCAGAGTTAGTCGAAGAGTATACGAGCGAAGATTTTGAACACTTTAAACTGGGAAATATTGAAACAAGAGTGCCAGGACTAGAAGCGGTTAAAAAATATCCCAGGCTGATGATATTGGGAAAGCCGGGAGCAGGTAAAACTACGTTTTTGAAGTACTTAGCAATTGAGTGCATTCGAGGCAAGTTTCAAACTGAACGTGTGCCAATTTTTGTCACTCTTAAAAATTTTGCGGAAGCCGCTAACAAACCAAGTTTACTAGAATATATCGTTCACTTATTGACTGTTCGGGGGCTAACAGCTGCTCAAGTAGCTGATTTATTTGATTATGGAAGAGCGCTTATTTTGCTCGATGGTTTAGATGAAGTTAAAGATGAGGACAACAGCAGAGTTATCAATTCAGTTCGTAACTTTTATGAAAATTATTTTTTATCTAAACAATTCATAAAACACTCTCAAAAATACTCTAAGGAAATACAAGATTCATTTCCTGAATATTTAAACGAAGACAAAATACCTACTTCTTGGACTCTAAATTGGTTATATAATAATTTTCCTAATAATTTTTATACTAATTATTTTACTATTACATGTCGTATTGCTGCTAGTGAATATAAATTTATAAATTTTACCGAAGTAGAAGTTGCTGATTTTGATGAGGAACAAATTTTAAATTTTGTCAACAAATGGTTTAACAGGAAAGTGGTAAAACCAGAGGCTTTTCTTAAACGCTTAAAAGATAATACCAGGATTAAACAACTTGCTACTAGTCCACTTCTACTAACACTTTTATGTTTAGTATTTGAAGGGTCATTAGATTTCCCTGCTAATCGTTCTGAGTTATATAATGATGGAATCGATGCACTGCTAAAAAAATGGGATGCCAGTCGTGGAATTGAGCGCGATCAAGTTTATAAAAAGCTATCACCCAACCGTAAGCAAGAATTGCTCGGAAAAATTGCCCTGACTACCTTTGAAGAGGGTAACTATTTTTTTAAACGGCAACCAGCAGAAAAATATATTAGAGATTATATTCGTAATTTACCCGGTGCTAATACTGATGAAGAAGCACTGGAAGTAGACAGTGAAGAAGTTTTGAAGTCAATCGAAGCACAACATGGGCTATTGGTAGAAAGGGCAAAAGGAATTTACTCTTTTTCTCATTTAACATTTCATGAGTATTTTACTGCTAGGGAAATTGTTATCGGAAAACAATCATCACAGGAAGCATTAAAAAATCTGGCTAGTCACACAATGGAAAAACGCTGGCGTGAAGTTTTATTACTAGCGATTGGAATGTCATCTAGCGCTGACCGTCTGTTGCTATTAATGAAAAAACAAGTTGATAAGCTGGTCGCTGATGAAAAATTACAGCAGTTTTTGATGTGGGTAAGCCAGAAATCTCTGTCAGTTAAAGTTTCATTTAAATTAGTAGTAGTTAGAGCTTTTTATTTTACCCTAGATCCCGCCTATGACAATCTCCACAACCAAGCTCAAGATATTACCTGTGATCTCGACCAAGACATCAGCTGTAACCAAGAGCTTCACCTTGACCGATACTTTGCCCGCGCCCTTGACCTTGCCCACAACCTCGCCCAAACTTCTTCCGACAGCCAAGGCTTCAGTCTTATACGCAACCGTGACCTCTTCGACCACAACAGTGTGTTTGACCTCAGTCAATACCCAGAATTAAAGCAAGCACTGCAACAATTTCCAAGCAGAGAAGACTGGACAAAATTTAAACAGTGGCGGAAAGCTAACGGTCAGGCTTGGATTGAGCAATTAAAAGCAGCGATGATTAAGTATCGAAATATTGGCCATGATTGGCAGTTCACTAACGAGCAGGAGAAATTGCTTAAGCAGTATTACGATGCCAATCAATTGCTAATAGAGTGCCTAAATAGTGATTGTGTTGCCAGTCCTGAAGTACGACAGCAAATAGAAGAGACTCTATTATTACCGATCGCAGAGATTGAAAAGCGTCAGCAACAGTCTTGA
- a CDS encoding S-layer homology domain-containing protein, protein MALSITAGTVAPFITATPSFAQTTFSDVSSNYWAAQFIQELSQRGVIAGFPDGSFRPEEPVTRAQFAAMVNKAFQKAQQRQGIRFADVPSNYWAYNAIQQAYTIGFLSGYPGNRFEPNQAIPRQQVLVALANGLEYRTSSNVEGTLQYFNDANNIAGYARSPIAAATENQIVVNYPNVKFLNPTASATRAQVAAFIYQALVSSNQASAINSPYIVALGNTTPTPVSVTIPQGTVIPVKYDRADKILVTKDETAPLTLTVSQSVVTQDGSVVIPAGSQVVGQLKPATGGSQFVAEKLVLTTGQEYQINATSEVINKTETVKKGTSTNAIIKNTVLGAGAAAAVSAVTGDRAIATEEVLGGAGIGALIGLFFGKKSVDLIAINPDTDLQMTINQNLLVSLR, encoded by the coding sequence ATGGCTTTGAGTATTACAGCTGGTACTGTAGCCCCCTTTATTACAGCAACACCATCTTTTGCCCAAACCACTTTTTCTGATGTTTCATCTAATTATTGGGCAGCACAATTTATTCAAGAATTGTCACAGCGAGGTGTAATTGCAGGGTTTCCTGATGGTAGTTTCCGCCCAGAAGAACCAGTAACCCGCGCTCAATTTGCAGCGATGGTTAACAAAGCTTTCCAAAAAGCACAGCAACGCCAAGGAATCAGATTTGCTGATGTGCCAAGCAATTACTGGGCATACAACGCCATTCAGCAAGCCTATACCATAGGTTTCTTATCAGGATATCCTGGTAATCGCTTTGAACCTAACCAAGCTATTCCCCGCCAGCAGGTTTTGGTTGCTTTAGCCAATGGTCTAGAATATAGGACTAGTAGTAATGTTGAAGGCACTTTGCAATACTTTAATGATGCCAATAACATCGCTGGCTATGCCCGTAGTCCCATCGCTGCGGCAACTGAAAATCAAATTGTAGTGAACTATCCCAATGTGAAGTTCTTGAATCCAACTGCAAGTGCCACACGCGCCCAAGTTGCAGCTTTTATCTACCAAGCATTGGTTAGTTCTAATCAAGCCTCGGCAATTAACTCACCTTATATTGTTGCTCTAGGAAATACCACGCCAACGCCCGTATCTGTCACAATTCCTCAAGGTACTGTTATCCCTGTGAAGTACGATAGGGCGGATAAAATTCTTGTCACCAAGGATGAAACAGCGCCTTTGACACTCACAGTTTCCCAAAGCGTAGTTACTCAAGACGGGTCTGTGGTGATTCCCGCTGGTAGTCAGGTTGTCGGTCAACTCAAACCTGCTACAGGCGGTTCTCAATTCGTAGCTGAGAAACTTGTTTTAACCACAGGTCAGGAGTATCAAATTAACGCTACTTCTGAAGTGATTAATAAAACAGAAACAGTTAAAAAGGGTACTAGTACCAATGCCATCATTAAGAATACTGTTCTAGGTGCTGGGGCTGCGGCTGCGGTATCTGCTGTCACAGGCGATCGCGCCATTGCCACAGAAGAAGTCTTAGGTGGTGCTGGTATCGGTGCATTGATTGGTTTGTTCTTTGGCAAGAAGAGTGTTGACCTCATCGCAATCAACCCAGACACCGACTTACAAATGACGATTAATCAGAATTTGCTGGTTTCACTGAGATAG
- a CDS encoding tetratricopeptide repeat protein, which translates to MIEQVAIAFERKDYYTAAKLLKQLLKESPDNPWVQFYLGRLHEVSQKHQDAEKIYRHLLRSTTNSKIVTQARQGLQRLQDIELEERQRAIAKATAEPNNTEFGVLVLEPLSNELKTIAAPKFAQIMQLDHYTARLVLPSRGWRLYRTGQVGELKFYGTQLQKAEIPCFWTSITAIQQIQVFQVQYFSESDLKATVVCRNETNQLGSLTFEWSEVKARVVGLLPIFEEVVDVDAHHKLQRKTQTQDYVQFYDLHLPDRRCILRLYDNGYKFQQGVEITPQASQNTIRINWNNLLTWIDQKLAQVKIWSDFAFFAQTVLDQTEMLGQIKSHIHLLRREKTNWDSAFHLYSGLVFINHPS; encoded by the coding sequence ATGATTGAGCAAGTTGCTATTGCCTTTGAGCGTAAAGACTATTACACAGCCGCTAAATTACTCAAACAGCTGCTAAAAGAATCGCCGGATAATCCTTGGGTGCAATTTTATCTGGGAAGGCTGCATGAAGTATCCCAAAAACACCAAGACGCTGAAAAAATTTATCGTCATCTGTTGCGAAGCACAACCAATAGTAAGATAGTGACACAAGCACGCCAAGGTTTGCAAAGGCTGCAAGATATTGAGCTTGAAGAAAGACAAAGAGCGATTGCTAAAGCCACAGCTGAACCTAACAATACTGAATTTGGGGTACTAGTCTTAGAACCTCTTAGCAACGAACTTAAAACCATAGCTGCACCGAAATTTGCTCAGATTATGCAGCTAGACCACTACACAGCAAGGTTGGTGCTACCAAGTCGTGGCTGGAGATTATACCGCACTGGACAAGTAGGAGAACTCAAATTTTATGGTACACAGCTACAGAAAGCTGAAATTCCTTGCTTTTGGACTTCGATAACAGCCATTCAGCAAATTCAAGTTTTTCAAGTTCAATATTTCTCAGAATCTGACCTCAAAGCAACAGTTGTTTGTCGCAATGAAACAAATCAACTCGGTTCCCTAACTTTTGAATGGTCAGAAGTCAAAGCACGAGTTGTAGGACTACTGCCAATTTTTGAGGAAGTTGTAGATGTTGATGCCCATCATAAACTACAACGCAAAACTCAAACCCAAGACTATGTGCAATTTTATGATTTACACTTACCTGATAGACGTTGCATTTTGCGGCTTTATGACAACGGCTATAAATTTCAGCAAGGTGTAGAAATAACTCCTCAAGCTAGCCAAAATACAATCAGAATTAATTGGAATAATTTACTCACCTGGATTGACCAAAAATTGGCTCAAGTTAAGATTTGGTCTGATTTTGCTTTTTTTGCACAAACAGTATTAGATCAAACAGAAATGCTAGGACAGATCAAGTCTCATATTCACCTGCTTCGTAGGGAAAAAACTAATTGGGACTCAGCTTTTCATTTATATAGTGGACTCGTTTTTATAAATCATCCTAGTTAG
- a CDS encoding 16S rRNA (uracil(1498)-N(3))-methyltransferase, with protein MSQLQRIAIAPSQLQQGQILLTKEQQHYLLRVLRLREGDRFIAMDGKGKWWLAQLATEQAQVLEALTVKTELPVSIILMVALPKGNGFDEVVRVCTELGVSCIAPVLSDRTLLNPSPQKLERWRRIAAEAAEQSERAFVPTILEPVAFNTALSTVNSQQSTVNSHQHFGFAQYKSSVINQQYICEARGDFPHLRNCLQHKGQESIVIATGPEGGWTQTEIENAIAAGFQPVSLGRRILRAVTAPVVALSLISAICEV; from the coding sequence ATGTCTCAACTGCAAAGAATTGCGATCGCACCCTCCCAACTCCAACAAGGGCAAATTTTGCTGACAAAAGAACAACAACACTACTTATTACGGGTGTTGCGCTTGCGTGAAGGCGATCGCTTTATTGCTATGGATGGTAAGGGTAAATGGTGGTTAGCACAGCTAGCAACAGAACAAGCGCAAGTTTTAGAAGCACTGACAGTAAAAACCGAATTACCTGTATCAATTATCCTGATGGTGGCGTTGCCCAAAGGCAATGGATTTGATGAAGTGGTACGAGTTTGTACGGAATTAGGTGTATCTTGTATTGCGCCAGTTTTGAGCGATCGCACCTTATTGAATCCCAGTCCCCAAAAGCTTGAACGTTGGCGGCGCATTGCCGCAGAAGCCGCCGAGCAATCAGAACGCGCCTTTGTACCAACAATTTTAGAACCTGTAGCTTTTAATACTGCATTGTCAACAGTCAACAGTCAACAGTCAACAGTCAACAGTCATCAGCACTTCGGCTTCGCTCAGTACAAGTCATCAGTCATCAATCAACAATATATCTGTGAAGCACGTGGTGATTTTCCTCACTTAAGAAATTGTTTACAACACAAAGGACAAGAAAGCATTGTTATTGCTACTGGCCCAGAGGGAGGATGGACACAAACAGAAATTGAAAATGCGATCGCGGCTGGATTTCAACCAGTATCTCTCGGTCGTCGTATCCTGCGAGCTGTTACAGCACCAGTGGTTGCATTAAGCTTAATTTCCGCAATTTGTGAAGTATAA
- a CDS encoding DUF3155 domain-containing protein: MARRRKRKSRRRQEGRRILEHVPQYSIESGEEKPVTAARKFIQAENISPPALLLVKRNEHTTDRYFWAEKGLFGAQYVEENHFLFPSLRTLEAPVGPEPVAVASR, translated from the coding sequence TTGGCAAGGAGACGGAAACGGAAAAGTCGTCGTCGCCAGGAAGGGCGGCGGATTCTAGAACATGTGCCACAATATAGCATCGAAAGCGGCGAAGAAAAACCTGTAACAGCAGCGAGAAAATTCATTCAAGCTGAAAATATCTCGCCACCTGCGTTGCTACTCGTAAAGCGCAATGAACACACCACAGACCGTTATTTCTGGGCAGAAAAAGGTTTGTTTGGTGCACAATACGTAGAAGAGAACCATTTCTTGTTTCCCAGCCTGCGGACGTTAGAAGCTCCCGTAGGCCCAGAACCTGTTGCTGTGGCTAGTCGCTAA
- a CDS encoding sensor histidine kinase: MLMSASSDFVALCQEQIALLTQGLGATLCVVYLTQELVEASSGEAKLIPVVVYPETAVLQPKEEITEATTGKQLQNGNVFVLPGQQGRLLTAGLVSSAGKTEASDGEQPNFPDEYLLSGHRIMLPLIHEGVMMGLLVTGREDRAWNEQEQSEIQRIGQTLAIACILDQRRAWLQHQLHQQQILTEQQRDLLDNLLHQFRNPLTALRTFGKLLLKRLRPGDPNRDVGTNIVRESDRLQELLQQFEKVIDWTQADFGPRSLPENEVFVEATVQKQPKPALLLPGTGDQAVDCAVAELLAPLLVSAKAIAQERNLQLQAEIPPNLPLVRVNIKALQEVLSNIIDNALKYTPAGGKISVQTGQEKANFQGIAISDTGPGIPAEDLQHLGERHYRGVQAQTEIPGSGLGLAIAKQLIEQMQGEIEIFSPAINSQLASPDAPGTTFIIWLPICQESTVNSQ; the protein is encoded by the coding sequence ATGTTAATGTCTGCCAGTTCGGATTTTGTTGCTTTATGCCAAGAGCAAATAGCATTGCTAACCCAAGGGTTGGGAGCAACTTTGTGTGTTGTTTACCTAACGCAAGAATTGGTAGAGGCTTCGTCAGGTGAGGCAAAACTGATTCCTGTAGTGGTTTACCCAGAGACAGCAGTATTACAGCCAAAAGAAGAGATTACTGAGGCAACAACAGGCAAGCAACTACAAAATGGGAATGTTTTCGTCTTGCCTGGGCAACAGGGAAGGTTATTGACAGCAGGGTTGGTATCTTCTGCTGGAAAGACTGAGGCTTCAGATGGTGAACAACCCAATTTCCCAGACGAATACTTGCTCAGCGGACACCGAATCATGTTACCTCTGATCCATGAAGGTGTGATGATGGGCTTGCTGGTGACAGGTAGGGAAGACCGGGCTTGGAATGAACAAGAGCAAAGTGAAATTCAAAGGATAGGTCAAACGCTAGCGATCGCTTGTATTTTAGATCAGCGTCGAGCATGGTTACAGCATCAGCTGCATCAACAACAAATTCTCACTGAACAGCAGCGAGATTTACTAGATAACCTGTTGCACCAATTTCGTAACCCGTTAACGGCATTGCGGACTTTTGGCAAGCTGCTATTGAAGCGACTGCGACCAGGCGATCCGAACCGAGATGTGGGAACTAATATTGTCCGGGAAAGCGATCGCCTGCAAGAACTGCTGCAACAATTTGAAAAAGTCATTGATTGGACACAAGCAGATTTTGGGCCGCGATCGCTGCCTGAAAATGAAGTATTTGTAGAAGCAACAGTCCAAAAACAACCCAAACCAGCATTATTGTTGCCGGGAACGGGAGATCAAGCAGTTGATTGTGCTGTAGCCGAATTATTAGCACCACTATTAGTGTCAGCTAAAGCCATAGCCCAGGAGCGAAATTTACAACTGCAAGCAGAAATTCCCCCAAACTTGCCCCTAGTACGGGTCAACATCAAAGCTTTACAAGAAGTATTGAGCAATATTATAGACAACGCCTTGAAATACACTCCCGCAGGTGGTAAAATCTCCGTTCAGACGGGGCAAGAAAAAGCGAACTTTCAAGGAATAGCCATTAGTGATACTGGCCCAGGCATTCCAGCAGAAGATTTGCAACATCTTGGAGAACGCCATTACCGAGGCGTACAAGCACAAACAGAAATTCCGGGTTCAGGTTTGGGATTAGCGATCGCTAAACAACTAATAGAGCAAATGCAGGGCGAAATTGAAATTTTCAGCCCTGCAATCAATTCTCAGCTTGCTTCACCGGATGCGCCGGGAACTACGTTTATTATTTGGTTGCCAATTTGTCAAGAGTCAACAGTCAATAGTCAATAG
- a CDS encoding SMC family ATPase, whose amino-acid sequence MIPVQLILKNFLSYRDATLDFRGLHTACICGSNGAGKSSLLEAITWAIWGESRATAEDDVILSGAKEVRVDFTFQINEHKYRVIRTRVRGASSVLELQIETPSGFRTLTGKGVRATQDLILEHIKLDYDTFINSAYLRQGRADEFMLKRPSERKEILAELLKLNQYDDLEERAKESSRQFKARAEELERSLESIKIQLQQREVTQAQRAELEAELNQLQQVQAFENIELQSLQVVQHQRQNWEQQLSFVRQQYQNLTQDSDRLQQEYSATKTQLSDLEAILNQETGIQNGYAQYQSLQSQEEAFAAKFEEYTRATGLRQQKQQQLTKQIHEIERQLQQVQGQLAALQQQEQEIQQTLSKSGEVEAGLAQLAAARRRVSQLDELQMQVSPLLQQRQNLQSQLHRVEANLKARLEQLQTTENQLQRSSGRQPQLQQAVMEVGMQIEQMEKDRVYLQRVQEKGHERRHFIERLQAQQREYERFLGELDQKLQMLRNPDAICPLCERPLDEHHWNRVVDKTKTEYQDTEGQLWVFREQMAVSDREIQLLRQEYREISQKLAAYDALREQRGQLAAQLESTSDAEQQLQQLAAEKQHLERSLQAGDYAPAQQAELRQLEEYLQKLNYNEQDHALARSEVERWRWAEIKQGQIKDATKRLATLTARKPELQTQIAQLQTKIQQEQTDCECAKQIAALDRHIAEIGYSSDQHNNLRMAVRQSQVWQLRYQQLLSAEQQYPQLQTRLQELESSISDRLTERQKLATQIDTIVQQLGETTNPTEQIQVLEQQLQTRRRQLDEQIAKLGRLEQLAHQLETLQIQYQQQQQQLQACKQEYRVYQELAQAFGKNGIQALMIENVLPQLEAETNQLLSRLSANQLHVQFITQKTGRSGKSTKKNAKLIDTLDILIADARGTRAYETYSGGEAFRINFAIRLALAKLLAQRAGAALQLLIIDEGFGTQDAEGCDRLIAAINAIASDFACILTVTHMPHLKEAFQARIEVNKTQQGSQLHLLI is encoded by the coding sequence ATGATTCCAGTACAACTTATCCTGAAAAACTTCCTTAGTTACCGTGATGCAACTTTAGATTTTCGTGGTTTGCATACGGCTTGTATTTGTGGTTCCAATGGTGCAGGTAAATCGTCTTTACTCGAAGCAATCACCTGGGCAATTTGGGGTGAAAGCCGCGCCACTGCTGAAGATGATGTGATTCTTTCCGGTGCAAAAGAAGTCCGGGTAGATTTCACCTTTCAAATTAACGAACACAAATATCGGGTAATTCGCACGCGGGTGCGGGGTGCTAGTAGCGTCTTGGAGTTGCAAATAGAAACGCCCTCTGGCTTTCGTACTCTCACTGGTAAGGGTGTCAGAGCAACACAAGATTTGATTTTAGAACACATCAAACTCGATTACGATACTTTTATTAATTCTGCTTACCTGCGTCAAGGGCGTGCAGATGAATTCATGCTCAAGCGCCCCAGTGAACGCAAGGAAATTTTGGCGGAGTTGTTGAAACTCAATCAATACGATGATTTGGAAGAACGGGCAAAAGAATCATCGCGTCAGTTCAAAGCTAGGGCTGAAGAGTTAGAACGTTCTTTGGAATCGATTAAAATTCAGTTGCAACAACGTGAGGTAACACAGGCACAAAGAGCAGAATTAGAAGCTGAACTTAACCAATTACAGCAGGTACAAGCCTTTGAGAATATCGAATTACAAAGTTTGCAAGTTGTCCAACACCAGCGACAAAATTGGGAACAACAACTCAGCTTTGTTAGGCAACAATACCAAAATTTAACCCAAGATAGCGATCGCCTGCAACAAGAGTATTCAGCAACCAAAACTCAGCTATCAGATTTAGAAGCCATCTTAAATCAGGAAACTGGAATTCAAAACGGCTATGCTCAATACCAAAGTTTGCAATCTCAAGAAGAAGCGTTTGCGGCTAAATTTGAAGAATATACCCGCGCCACAGGGCTGCGTCAACAAAAGCAACAGCAATTAACCAAACAAATTCACGAAATTGAACGCCAACTGCAACAAGTCCAAGGACAATTAGCAGCCTTGCAGCAGCAAGAGCAAGAAATTCAGCAAACTCTCAGCAAATCAGGTGAAGTAGAAGCTGGTTTAGCACAACTAGCCGCAGCCCGTCGCCGTGTGAGTCAACTCGATGAACTGCAAATGCAAGTCAGTCCGTTGTTGCAACAGCGGCAAAATTTGCAAAGCCAACTGCATCGAGTTGAAGCGAATTTAAAAGCTAGGCTAGAACAATTACAAACCACAGAGAACCAACTGCAACGGTCTTCAGGTCGTCAACCGCAACTGCAACAAGCAGTCATGGAAGTGGGGATGCAGATTGAACAAATGGAAAAAGACCGAGTTTATCTACAACGAGTCCAAGAAAAAGGACACGAAAGACGACACTTTATCGAACGTCTACAAGCCCAGCAACGCGAGTACGAAAGGTTTTTGGGAGAACTCGATCAAAAACTGCAAATGCTTCGCAACCCTGATGCTATCTGTCCTTTGTGTGAACGTCCTTTAGATGAACATCACTGGAATCGCGTAGTGGACAAAACCAAAACCGAGTACCAAGATACTGAAGGGCAATTGTGGGTGTTTCGAGAACAAATGGCAGTTTCAGATCGAGAAATTCAGCTATTGCGCCAGGAATATCGAGAAATATCGCAAAAGTTAGCAGCTTATGACGCTCTTCGGGAACAAAGGGGACAATTGGCAGCACAACTTGAATCTACCAGCGATGCTGAACAACAACTACAACAACTGGCTGCCGAAAAACAACATTTAGAGCGATCGCTACAAGCTGGTGATTATGCACCTGCTCAACAAGCTGAACTACGACAACTAGAAGAATATCTGCAAAAACTGAATTATAATGAACAAGACCATGCCCTCGCCCGCAGCGAAGTGGAACGGTGGCGATGGGCAGAAATCAAACAAGGGCAAATTAAAGACGCTACTAAACGTCTGGCTACATTAACAGCCCGAAAACCAGAATTACAAACCCAAATTGCTCAATTACAAACCAAGATTCAGCAAGAGCAAACTGATTGTGAATGTGCTAAACAAATCGCTGCCCTTGATCGCCATATTGCCGAAATTGGGTATAGTTCAGACCAGCATAACAATCTTCGCATGGCTGTGCGTCAAAGTCAAGTTTGGCAATTGCGTTATCAACAGCTGTTGTCAGCCGAGCAGCAATATCCTCAACTGCAAACTCGATTACAAGAGTTAGAGTCATCTATCAGTGACAGACTCACAGAGCGGCAAAAACTCGCTACTCAAATCGACACTATTGTCCAGCAGCTAGGAGAAACAACCAACCCAACAGAGCAAATTCAAGTTTTAGAGCAGCAACTGCAAACACGCAGGCGACAACTAGATGAACAAATAGCCAAGTTGGGGCGTTTAGAGCAGCTGGCTCACCAACTGGAAACTTTGCAAATTCAATATCAGCAACAGCAGCAACAACTACAAGCTTGCAAACAGGAATATCGAGTTTATCAGGAATTAGCGCAGGCATTTGGTAAAAATGGTATCCAAGCTTTGATGATCGAGAATGTGTTGCCTCAACTGGAAGCCGAGACAAATCAACTCTTGTCACGATTGAGTGCTAACCAGCTACATGTGCAATTTATTACTCAAAAAACTGGACGCAGTGGCAAATCTACCAAGAAAAATGCCAAGCTCATCGATACCTTAGATATTTTAATTGCCGATGCCAGAGGCACGCGAGCTTATGAAACTTACTCTGGTGGGGAAGCGTTTAGAATCAACTTTGCCATTCGTTTAGCCTTGGCAAAATTATTGGCACAACGGGCGGGTGCGGCGTTGCAATTGTTGATTATCGATGAAGGCTTTGGTACACAAGATGCAGAAGGATGCGATCGCTTGATTGCGGCGATTAATGCGATCGCCTCTGATTTTGCCTGCATTCTCACAGTTACTCATATGCCTCACCTCAAAGAAGCCTTCCAAGCCCGTATTGAGGTGAATAAAACTCAGCAAGGTTCGCAGTTACATTTATTAATTTAG